The Candidatus Aminicenantes bacterium genomic interval CGGCCGCCCGTTTCGACCCGGGGGGCAACAAGCAGCAGCTGCGCATGGTCCAGGTATTCACGCAGCTGGCGCAGCGCCAGCCGCGCCGGCTTCAAGGCTGGAAACTCATCCTCGCCGGCGGCAGCCCCAACGACAACCCCTACCTGGAAAAGATCCGCCAGCGCATCGCCGGCGACCGTCTGGAAAATGTCGAGCTGCGCATCAATATCCCGGCCGCGGAGCTGAAAACCCTCTACCAGAAGGCCAAGATCTTCTGGCACCTCTGCGGTTTGCAGCAGAACGAACCCGAACTGGTCGAGCATTTCGGCATGACCACCGCCGAAGCCATGCAAAACGGCTGCGTGCCCGTGGTTTTTGCCGGAGGCGGACTGAAGGAGATCGTCGAGGACGGAATTTCGGGGTTGCTCTTCTCCAGCGCCAACCAATTGAGCCGGCAGACATTGCGCCTGATCGATGAGCCGCAGCGGCTGCGGAGCATGGGCGAGGCTGCCTGCAAGCGCGGCAAGGTTTTCAACCGAGCGGTATTCACCGCCCGGGTAAAGGAAATTTTTTCCGCCCTGCTCCGCGATTACCGGATGGACCAATAGCATGAATATCGCCTGCGATATCCGGGTCTTCCTCTCCCGGGAAACCGGGGTCGGTACCTATTACAAGAACCTGTTGAACCACCTGGCCGCCAGCGACGGACAAAACCGCTACCTGCTGTTCTCCTCTTCATGGAAAGAGCGCTTTCCGCAGGCCAAGATCCCCCGTTTCACCGATTGCCGCCTGGTCGATGCGCGCCTTCCGGTCAAGGCGTTGAACTGGCTCTGGTCAAATTGGCGCTTTCCGCCCCTGGAATTTTTTTTCAAGGAAAAAATCGCAGTCGCCCACTCACCCACCCCGATGCTTTTACCCTGCCATGGGAAAAAGATCATCACTATCTGCGATCTTTTTTTCCTGAGCGATAAAAAACGCGTCCAACCGGAAAGCCGCCGCTATTTCCGGGCGCGGCTGGCTGAAAACATCGCCAGGGCCGATGGCATCATCTGCATTTCTCAGGCCACCCGTTCAAGTCTGCTGGAGATTTTCGCGACGGCCGCCGAAAAAACCCGGGTGATCCATCTTGGCGTGGCGCCGTATTTCTTTGTCGAGCCCGACCGGCGGCGCTCATGCCGCGAAAAATACCGCCTGCCCGAAAAATACATCCTGTTCACCGGAACCATCGAACCGCGCAAGAACCTGCCCACCTTGCTGAAAGCGTTGATCGAGCTGAAGCGGAGGGACGTCGTCATCCCGCTGGTCATCGCCGGCAGCCGCGGTTGGGGAACTAGCGAATTCATCGCACTGGCAAAGGAGCTGGCCGGCCAGGTGCGTGAGATCGGCTATGTGGAAGATGCCGACCTGCCGGGACTGTACCGGGAAGCACAGTT includes:
- a CDS encoding glycosyltransferase family 1 protein, producing MNIACDIRVFLSRETGVGTYYKNLLNHLAASDGQNRYLLFSSSWKERFPQAKIPRFTDCRLVDARLPVKALNWLWSNWRFPPLEFFFKEKIAVAHSPTPMLLPCHGKKIITICDLFFLSDKKRVQPESRRYFRARLAENIARADGIICISQATRSSLLEIFATAAEKTRVIHLGVAPYFFVEPDRRRSCREKYRLPEKYILFTGTIEPRKNLPTLLKALIELKRRDVVIPLVIAGSRGWGTSEFIALAKELAGQVREIGYVEDADLPGLYREAQFFVFPSLAEGFGLPLIEALASGTPVLCSDIPVFHEIGLELPTYFQATSVPELGEKMESLWQQDKTTGREARIAHARTFSWRESAFRTLSFYQHLAGETS